From a region of the Burkholderiaceae bacterium DAT-1 genome:
- a CDS encoding DUF1456 family protein translates to MISNDILRSVRFMLNISDRQIAAIIQEGGMEVGLVDVLPWMKKEDEAGFQICDDTVLARFLDGLIIFKRGRQADRPLPPLELPVYNNQVLKKLRVAFELRDDDIIAILETVDLRVSKAELGAFFRAPDHKNYRRCGDQFLRNFLKGLTLKLRPGVDA, encoded by the coding sequence TTGCGCAGTGTGCGTTTCATGCTGAATATCAGCGACCGCCAGATTGCAGCCATCATTCAGGAGGGTGGCATGGAGGTGGGTCTGGTTGACGTCTTGCCGTGGATGAAGAAAGAGGATGAGGCAGGCTTCCAGATATGCGACGACACTGTACTTGCGCGTTTTCTCGATGGCCTGATTATTTTCAAGCGTGGTCGCCAGGCCGATCGTCCCCTGCCGCCGCTGGAGCTACCTGTTTACAACAATCAGGTATTAAAGAAGCTGCGTGTCGCCTTTGAATTGCGTGACGACGATATTATTGCCATTCTTGAGACGGTGGATCTACGGGTGAGCAAGGCTGAACTGGGTGCATTCTTCCGCGCTCCTGATCACAAGAACTATCGACGCTGCGGAGATCAGTTTTTGCGGAACTTCCTTAAGGGACTCACCTTGAAGTTGCGTCCCGGTGTAGATGCTTAA
- a CDS encoding amidohydrolase family protein: MHFPMRSSALLIALALGSNAYCADLAPKDKQDSPPKWNVNAPPGEASTVNIDVQNGTWMSVDVSPDGKTLVFDLLGDLYTLPIAGGEAKPLTHSVAWEMQARFSPDGKQIAYVSDEGGGDNIWVMNADGSATHAITKEDFRLLNNPVWHPNGQYIAARKHFTGSRSLGSGEIWLYHTGGGKGLQLNEKPNWQKDLGEPAFSPDGRYVYFSRDTTGGKSFEYNKDSNKQIFQIFRLDTRTNETESFVSGPGGAVRPTPSPDGKFLAFVRRVRNQSTLFLKDLQSGREFPAWEHLERDMQEAWSVQGVYPAFTWLPDSKEIVVWAQGKLWRVDPFKQSGKEIAFHVKDTREVRKAVRFQTEVAPDQFDVKQLRWVNVSPAGNRVVYSALGHLYIRNLPDGTPTRISKASNRFEYYPAFSRDGKDIVFISWQDQEQGRVVKLNLDSGKETVLTKQPGKYLEPSFSPDGKTVVYSKSRGGELTSPWNGLETGVYAVSADGKSEPVLITKDGEAPQFGLNNHEIFVTRGGQEGEVDFYSKLVRIDLSDHNREQEVAKGEFASNFSISPDGKWLAFGERFHSYVTPFPASNKPIQISGKMDALPVRQLDAIAGHALHWSGDSTKLYYNLGDELFTTELKQAFDFVAGAPKELPKPPEHGTRIGFKQQADKPDSTIIIKGARLVTMRGDEVIENGTIVIKGNRIAAIGAADTVDAPKNAQVIDATGKTIIPGLIDVHWHGGMGEDEIIPQQSWVDFASLAFGITTLHDPSNKTTEIFTHAEMQRAGEVVAPRIFSTGTILYGAKAPFTATINSEEDAQGHLKRQKAEGAISVKSYNQPRREQRQQVLAAAEKTGMMVVPEGGSLFQTNMTMVVDGHTGVEHAIPVERAYDDVKQLWAHTQVGYTPTLNVAYGGLDGEHYWYARTDVWRHPLLSKYVPRSVLEPRSIRRETAPEEDFNVVRVAKTATELSRAGVKVNIGAHGQREGLGAHWEMWMFAMGGMSSLEAIRAATANPAHYLGMEKDIGSLEAGKLADLVVIEGDVLKDIRQSDRITQVMVNGRLYDSATMNEVAPRKRNRQPLFFEGDGNASMPVVTSAHGHGHGD, translated from the coding sequence ATGCACTTTCCCATGCGCAGTTCGGCACTATTGATTGCCCTAGCACTTGGTTCGAATGCTTATTGTGCAGATCTAGCCCCCAAAGACAAGCAAGACTCGCCACCGAAATGGAATGTCAATGCGCCACCGGGCGAGGCAAGCACGGTCAATATCGACGTGCAAAATGGTACGTGGATGAGCGTGGATGTGAGTCCGGACGGAAAAACATTGGTGTTTGATTTACTGGGTGATTTATATACCCTCCCGATAGCGGGTGGTGAGGCAAAGCCACTTACGCATTCTGTTGCCTGGGAAATGCAGGCGCGCTTCTCACCTGATGGCAAGCAAATTGCCTATGTCAGTGACGAAGGTGGCGGCGATAACATCTGGGTGATGAATGCGGATGGTAGTGCGACCCATGCTATTACCAAAGAAGACTTCCGTTTATTAAACAATCCAGTCTGGCATCCAAACGGGCAGTATATTGCCGCACGTAAGCATTTTACCGGCTCCCGCTCGCTCGGCTCAGGTGAAATCTGGTTGTATCACACGGGTGGCGGCAAAGGTCTGCAACTCAATGAAAAGCCTAACTGGCAAAAAGATCTGGGTGAGCCCGCCTTTTCCCCGGACGGCCGCTATGTATATTTTTCACGCGATACGACAGGGGGCAAATCCTTCGAGTACAACAAGGACAGCAATAAACAAATTTTCCAGATTTTCAGGCTGGATACCAGGACAAATGAAACAGAATCATTTGTAAGTGGCCCGGGCGGAGCGGTACGTCCAACCCCCTCACCCGATGGAAAGTTTCTTGCCTTCGTTCGTCGCGTACGCAATCAGAGCACGCTGTTCCTTAAGGATTTGCAGAGCGGCCGTGAATTTCCAGCCTGGGAACATCTCGAGCGGGATATGCAGGAGGCGTGGTCTGTACAAGGCGTTTATCCTGCCTTTACATGGCTGCCAGACAGCAAGGAAATTGTGGTTTGGGCGCAGGGTAAGCTCTGGCGAGTCGATCCTTTCAAGCAGTCGGGTAAAGAAATCGCGTTTCATGTGAAGGATACCCGGGAGGTACGCAAAGCCGTTCGTTTCCAAACGGAAGTCGCACCCGATCAGTTCGATGTCAAACAGCTACGCTGGGTGAATGTTTCACCGGCGGGCAATCGCGTTGTCTACTCTGCGCTCGGCCATCTTTACATCCGTAATCTGCCGGATGGCACACCCACTCGCATCAGTAAAGCGAGCAACCGTTTTGAGTACTACCCCGCTTTCTCCCGAGATGGCAAAGACATTGTGTTTATCTCCTGGCAGGACCAGGAGCAGGGTCGTGTGGTCAAGCTGAATCTGGATTCAGGCAAAGAAACGGTGCTGACCAAGCAGCCAGGTAAATACCTTGAACCCAGCTTCTCACCCGACGGGAAAACGGTGGTCTACAGCAAATCCCGCGGCGGAGAGCTGACCTCACCTTGGAATGGACTGGAGACCGGTGTATACGCTGTCTCGGCTGATGGCAAATCCGAACCCGTTCTGATTACCAAGGACGGTGAGGCACCTCAGTTCGGCCTCAATAATCATGAGATTTTTGTCACTAGAGGCGGTCAGGAGGGCGAAGTTGATTTCTATAGCAAATTGGTTCGCATTGATCTGAGCGACCACAATCGTGAACAGGAAGTAGCGAAAGGCGAGTTTGCATCCAATTTCAGCATTTCCCCGGATGGGAAATGGCTAGCATTCGGCGAGCGCTTCCATAGCTATGTCACGCCCTTCCCTGCCAGCAATAAGCCGATACAAATTTCCGGCAAGATGGATGCCTTACCGGTTCGCCAGCTGGATGCAATCGCAGGTCACGCACTGCATTGGTCTGGAGATAGCACGAAGCTGTACTACAACTTGGGCGATGAATTGTTCACCACTGAGCTGAAGCAGGCGTTTGACTTTGTGGCAGGTGCACCCAAAGAGCTGCCCAAGCCCCCTGAACATGGCACTAGAATCGGCTTCAAGCAGCAGGCCGACAAACCTGATAGCACGATCATCATCAAGGGTGCGCGTTTGGTCACCATGCGCGGCGATGAAGTCATTGAAAATGGCACCATTGTGATCAAGGGAAACCGCATCGCTGCAATTGGCGCCGCTGACACCGTGGATGCACCAAAAAACGCTCAAGTGATTGATGCGACAGGAAAAACCATTATTCCAGGATTGATCGATGTACACTGGCACGGTGGTATGGGTGAAGATGAAATCATTCCCCAACAAAGCTGGGTAGACTTTGCATCATTGGCATTTGGCATCACCACCCTGCATGATCCATCCAATAAGACCACGGAGATTTTTACCCACGCAGAAATGCAACGGGCAGGTGAAGTGGTTGCGCCGCGTATATTCTCCACTGGCACGATTCTGTACGGCGCAAAAGCGCCCTTCACCGCCACCATTAACAGCGAAGAGGATGCGCAGGGGCACCTTAAGCGGCAAAAGGCTGAGGGTGCCATTAGCGTAAAGAGCTACAATCAGCCTCGTCGCGAGCAGCGTCAACAGGTGCTTGCCGCCGCAGAGAAAACCGGCATGATGGTGGTGCCAGAGGGTGGTTCGCTGTTTCAAACCAATATGACCATGGTGGTAGACGGTCATACCGGGGTAGAACACGCCATACCGGTCGAGCGCGCTTATGACGACGTTAAACAACTCTGGGCGCACACTCAGGTTGGTTATACCCCTACGCTGAACGTGGCATACGGTGGACTGGATGGCGAGCATTACTGGTATGCCCGTACAGATGTCTGGCGTCATCCCTTGTTATCGAAGTATGTTCCTCGCAGCGTGCTGGAACCTCGCTCCATTCGCCGCGAAACAGCACCGGAAGAAGACTTTAATGTAGTGAGGGTCGCCAAGACGGCTACCGAACTCAGCCGCGCTGGTGTAAAGGTCAATATTGGCGCACATGGCCAGCGTGAAGGCTTGGGCGCACATTGGGAAATGTGGATGTTTGCCATGGGTGGCATGTCATCGCTTGAGGCGATTCGGGCGGCCACTGCCAATCCTGCGCACTATCTGGGCATGGAAAAGGACATTGGTTCGCTAGAAGCGGGCAAGCTGGCTGATCTTGTGGTGATTGAGGGTGATGTGCTGAAGGATATTCGACAATCTGATCGCATCACTCAGGTGATGGTAAATGGACGTCTATACGACAGCGCAACCATGAATGAAGTGGCGCCTCGTAAACGTAACCGTCAACCATTGTTCTTTGAAGGAGATGGCAACGCCAGTATGCCTGTTGTGACATCCGCGCATGGACATGGTCATGGTGACTAA
- a CDS encoding response regulator, whose amino-acid sequence MSLVMRATATLMLAVSLWASPPTEWHFAKVSKANGFQSDILSCIFQDNRHFIYLCGDKGLSRFDGKQFLSIPIGQKSEPLWVNSVAQDRDGLLWIGTNNGLFTYHPQTRQSTRFELDKNQFTVTQIRVSSDNALWIASSSGLAKIDPRSKRVIRWQHRASDPSSLLSDFVSVVAPLKDGGAVVATTRGVDLIKVDGKIVHLKQGNNPKAITENNIRSLVIDQEGKLWAGTDAGLYSLSLHSPQQVWAHHGTSEGIPLETISPLMVDRDNRLWIGTATQGVIVKDLAGSAANQQIVHSDVQFDSISEGKVSALFQDASGVIWISTEPGGLHYLPPRWEHFHRFTGVSSQSKLLSRMFYNIGATPDNKAVWLTSQLGLVKLDWSSGKLVSYQHADKQVANQSSTRLLGLAFDRSNQMWITGLNGLAKFDATNGTATAVPLSERMPKSNELQSLQIDPQGKLWAPSNFGLNVFDPQTGKNKLYTHDPQNVASLSNNLSNSVQFDNAGRVWVGTWDGLNIFDRNKQVFYRAGQDGSDPFAQIKLPSQQINRISRTRDGAIWISTTNGLVRISERSPEVFESRVYLSDLDMPGSNINALIEDNAGNIWTGNGLGLIRLEPESGKWRLYGEADGLLANGYAWGNAIRMPDGTITFADNGGLTYFNPDKILDDPVAPAVAIIDFKIFNQSVRQADIAKRIGLSSSIEFAPKVTLNHTDSAFSIEFAAMQFSDSLHNKVLYKLEGLDHNWIEVPAGERVANYSHVDPGTYTFRVKAANIDGIWNETGVSLDIIVTPPYWQTWWFRTLVTLTLLSSALLAYLARVNALKRRNAELENRVLERTAELRIANDEQRAILDNVSVGVAFIYGGRIMRCNHSLVRMFGYPFDAIVGQLPKVLFPDEATYERAQTIAQGAKASAEGLLTEDVPCKKADGSEFWCFVQARDIHPEHPEAGQVWVIQDVTERRENEIKLMIARDRAEEATRAKSYFLANMSHEIRTPMNAVIGLAHLALQTRLNLKQHDYVSKIHQAGQSLLALINDILDFSKIEAGKLDIETTSFSLDEVLSNVSTITGQKAFEKEIEFLIDLPSDTPRQLRGDPLRLSQILINLINNAVKFTHKGGEIALRIRQTQLDSQRVTLAFEVRDNGIGMTPAQQAQLFQPFTQADGSTTRKYGGTGLGLSICRKLADLMGGAISVTSEAGKGSDFVLSLPFDLMPATPPDWQTSGQMRNKRVLVVDDNPSARFVLESMLKASGASVTSVSSGPEAIQAVIHSTQPFDAVLCDWQMPEMDGFEVERKIREIQTDGRKHTFILVTAYGREEIAEQARHQEVDAILYKPVSEHALFQALLGQHTDTQTHAAQVASIRPPARKFANARVLLAEDNEINQQIACELLASRGIAVDVAQDGLEAVRMASQQPADRYALILMDLQMPNLDGYGATVEIRKLASLAHVPIVALTAHAIGEVRDRCLAGGMQDYLTKPIQPDELFVLLDRWIEQEKPNKMITAPSTVQPQQTISEDVVLDHFTHIDTSVGMRYMGGKRTLYIRLLKRFLNGEANLCEELRAFVSLGSFEDAQRRIHTVKGLAASMGVLHIQPSAEQLEHTLGLAIQGVEHGDIEALIADLDIKLQPVIEELRQRLPE is encoded by the coding sequence ATGTCCCTCGTGATGCGCGCGACTGCAACGTTGATGCTGGCAGTTTCACTCTGGGCCAGCCCTCCTACAGAGTGGCATTTCGCAAAGGTCAGCAAAGCCAACGGCTTTCAGAGTGATATCTTGTCCTGTATTTTTCAGGACAATCGGCACTTCATTTATCTATGCGGTGATAAAGGCCTGTCCAGATTTGATGGGAAGCAGTTTTTAAGTATCCCAATCGGGCAAAAAAGTGAGCCTTTATGGGTTAACTCTGTCGCACAGGATCGCGATGGCTTGCTGTGGATTGGTACTAACAATGGATTGTTCACCTACCATCCCCAGACACGTCAATCTACCAGATTCGAGCTCGATAAAAATCAATTTACCGTTACGCAAATTAGGGTTTCGAGTGATAACGCGCTCTGGATTGCCTCATCATCCGGACTGGCCAAGATTGACCCGCGAAGCAAGCGCGTTATCCGCTGGCAGCATCGTGCGAGTGATCCAAGCTCACTGCTGTCTGACTTCGTATCCGTGGTCGCGCCCCTCAAGGATGGCGGTGCTGTTGTTGCAACGACTAGGGGGGTCGACCTGATCAAGGTGGACGGGAAGATTGTTCACCTTAAACAGGGGAACAATCCGAAGGCCATTACTGAAAACAATATTCGCAGCCTGGTCATTGATCAGGAAGGCAAGCTGTGGGCGGGCACGGATGCGGGGCTGTATTCCTTGTCACTTCACTCGCCTCAACAGGTGTGGGCGCACCATGGTACGTCCGAAGGCATTCCGCTAGAAACCATTTCCCCGCTGATGGTTGACCGAGATAATCGGCTGTGGATCGGTACCGCGACACAGGGTGTGATCGTTAAAGATTTGGCAGGCAGCGCCGCCAATCAGCAAATCGTCCATTCCGACGTTCAATTTGACAGTATCAGCGAAGGAAAGGTCAGTGCGTTATTTCAAGATGCGTCTGGCGTAATCTGGATTTCAACAGAACCAGGTGGATTACATTACCTGCCTCCACGCTGGGAGCACTTTCATCGATTTACAGGTGTATCGTCGCAAAGCAAATTGTTATCCCGGATGTTTTATAACATCGGAGCTACACCGGATAACAAGGCTGTCTGGCTGACCAGTCAACTTGGTCTGGTCAAATTGGATTGGTCGTCCGGAAAGCTTGTGTCCTACCAGCATGCTGACAAGCAAGTTGCGAATCAATCCTCAACGCGACTGCTTGGACTGGCATTCGATCGTTCAAATCAAATGTGGATTACCGGCCTTAACGGGCTTGCGAAATTTGATGCAACAAATGGAACTGCAACTGCAGTGCCACTCAGCGAGCGGATGCCGAAATCGAACGAGCTTCAATCTTTACAGATTGATCCTCAGGGGAAACTGTGGGCGCCGAGCAACTTTGGCCTGAATGTATTCGACCCGCAAACTGGCAAGAACAAGCTTTACACGCACGACCCACAAAATGTCGCTAGCCTCTCCAATAATTTAAGCAATAGCGTCCAGTTTGATAATGCGGGACGGGTGTGGGTGGGAACTTGGGATGGCCTGAATATTTTTGATCGCAACAAGCAGGTATTCTACCGAGCGGGGCAAGATGGGTCCGACCCTTTTGCTCAGATCAAGCTGCCCAGTCAGCAGATTAACCGGATTTCCCGCACACGGGATGGTGCTATCTGGATCAGCACAACCAATGGACTGGTCAGAATATCAGAGCGATCTCCCGAGGTATTTGAATCTCGAGTTTACTTATCCGATCTAGACATGCCCGGTTCAAATATCAACGCCCTGATTGAGGATAACGCGGGCAATATCTGGACAGGAAACGGCCTTGGACTCATACGTCTGGAACCCGAAAGCGGCAAATGGCGGCTGTATGGTGAGGCCGATGGTCTGCTAGCAAATGGCTATGCGTGGGGCAACGCAATCCGTATGCCGGACGGTACCATCACATTTGCGGATAACGGTGGGCTGACCTACTTCAACCCAGACAAGATTCTCGATGATCCGGTTGCGCCTGCCGTTGCCATTATTGATTTCAAGATTTTCAATCAGTCTGTCAGACAAGCTGATATCGCGAAGCGGATTGGCTTAAGTTCGTCTATCGAGTTTGCACCTAAAGTTACTTTAAACCATACCGATTCAGCATTCAGCATAGAGTTTGCTGCGATGCAGTTTTCTGACTCCCTTCACAACAAGGTGCTGTATAAACTTGAGGGGCTGGATCATAACTGGATCGAGGTGCCAGCGGGTGAACGTGTTGCCAACTATTCACATGTCGATCCAGGCACCTATACTTTCAGAGTCAAGGCGGCAAATATTGACGGCATCTGGAACGAGACCGGTGTGTCGCTCGACATTATCGTCACCCCGCCTTACTGGCAAACCTGGTGGTTCCGCACGCTTGTCACACTGACATTGCTGTCATCCGCCCTGCTCGCCTACCTTGCCCGGGTCAATGCGCTCAAACGCAGAAATGCTGAACTCGAAAATCGCGTACTGGAACGAACCGCCGAACTCCGTATTGCCAACGACGAACAACGCGCCATCCTTGATAACGTCAGTGTCGGTGTGGCTTTCATCTATGGCGGCCGGATCATGCGATGCAACCACAGTCTGGTGCGCATGTTTGGTTATCCATTTGATGCCATTGTCGGGCAATTGCCCAAGGTATTGTTCCCTGATGAGGCAACTTATGAACGCGCACAGACCATCGCTCAAGGCGCAAAAGCCAGCGCTGAAGGACTGCTGACGGAAGATGTGCCGTGCAAAAAAGCCGACGGGAGCGAATTCTGGTGCTTTGTGCAGGCACGTGATATTCATCCAGAGCATCCGGAAGCTGGACAGGTATGGGTAATTCAGGATGTCACCGAGCGGCGCGAGAATGAAATCAAGCTGATGATTGCCCGTGATCGTGCCGAAGAGGCGACCCGCGCCAAATCCTATTTCCTGGCCAATATGAGCCACGAAATTCGAACACCCATGAATGCAGTCATCGGGCTTGCACATCTTGCCCTGCAAACCCGATTGAATCTCAAGCAGCATGATTATGTGAGCAAAATTCATCAGGCCGGTCAGTCACTCCTCGCCCTGATCAATGACATTCTCGATTTTTCAAAGATTGAAGCAGGCAAACTCGACATCGAAACCACCAGTTTCTCGCTCGACGAAGTGCTTTCCAATGTCTCAACGATTACCGGCCAGAAAGCGTTCGAGAAAGAAATCGAATTTTTGATTGATCTGCCTAGTGACACCCCTCGCCAGCTTAGGGGAGATCCGCTGCGGCTCAGCCAAATTCTGATCAATCTGATTAATAATGCGGTCAAGTTTACCCATAAGGGTGGCGAGATTGCCTTGCGCATTCGTCAGACGCAGCTTGATAGCCAGCGTGTCACGCTAGCGTTTGAAGTACGGGATAACGGCATTGGTATGACGCCGGCTCAGCAGGCTCAGCTCTTTCAGCCATTTACGCAGGCAGATGGCTCAACCACCCGGAAATATGGCGGAACCGGGCTTGGACTATCCATCTGCCGTAAGCTCGCAGACCTAATGGGTGGCGCGATTAGCGTGACCAGTGAGGCGGGCAAGGGCTCTGATTTTGTGCTGAGTCTGCCATTTGATCTGATGCCTGCTACGCCTCCGGACTGGCAAACATCCGGACAGATGCGCAACAAGCGGGTACTTGTCGTGGATGACAATCCCAGCGCCCGATTCGTACTGGAAAGCATGCTGAAGGCAAGCGGGGCTTCTGTCACATCGGTTTCATCCGGACCAGAGGCAATTCAGGCTGTCATTCACAGCACCCAGCCATTCGATGCCGTCTTGTGCGATTGGCAAATGCCGGAAATGGATGGATTCGAAGTTGAGCGAAAAATTCGCGAGATTCAAACGGATGGCCGTAAGCATACCTTTATTCTGGTGACAGCTTACGGTCGCGAGGAAATCGCGGAACAGGCTCGACATCAGGAAGTTGATGCCATTCTGTACAAGCCGGTCAGCGAACATGCCCTATTCCAGGCGTTGCTTGGGCAGCATACGGATACGCAAACGCACGCTGCGCAGGTGGCTTCAATACGCCCGCCTGCCCGGAAATTCGCAAATGCACGCGTTCTGCTTGCAGAAGATAATGAAATCAATCAGCAAATTGCTTGCGAATTGCTGGCTTCAAGAGGGATCGCTGTTGACGTTGCGCAGGATGGATTGGAAGCGGTGCGAATGGCAAGTCAACAGCCTGCAGACCGGTATGCGCTCATTTTAATGGATCTGCAGATGCCGAATCTGGATGGATATGGCGCTACTGTCGAAATCCGGAAACTTGCTTCGCTTGCTCATGTCCCGATTGTTGCATTAACTGCACATGCAATTGGCGAGGTACGCGATCGCTGTCTAGCCGGTGGTATGCAGGACTATTTGACAAAACCTATTCAGCCGGATGAGTTATTTGTTCTGCTGGATCGCTGGATTGAGCAGGAAAAGCCAAATAAGATGATTACCGCACCTTCAACTGTGCAACCCCAACAAACCATCTCTGAAGATGTGGTGCTTGATCACTTTACCCATATCGATACCTCGGTTGGCATGCGCTATATGGGTGGAAAACGGACACTGTATATCCGCCTGTTAAAGCGCTTCCTGAATGGAGAAGCCAATCTATGCGAGGAATTGCGCGCATTTGTTTCTCTGGGCTCATTTGAAGATGCTCAGCGACGGATTCATACCGTCAAGGGTCTGGCGGCAAGCATGGGTGTTCTGCATATTCAGCCATCTGCAGAACAACTCGAGCATACCCTTGGGCTGGCGATTCAGGGAGTGGAGCATGGAGATATTGAAGCACTGATTGCCGACCTCGACATCAAGCTTCAACCTGTTATCGAAGAGCTCAGACAGCGACTCCCGGAATAG
- a CDS encoding radical SAM protein, translating to MQLSLMLTWACDIRCAHCSQAHLKTHLDLELSTRLIRDMVEQGVVDRIGFTGGEPFLRYRQMLSLAEVCAELDMPFGVVTNARWALKREQAVSRIETLARLGLTTVVISYDPYHAEHVPDQAIQNLVDVAQSNGLVLTFFYSRGDNKPVPELQAEVASRFGILPEQVIYRDVVPVGFGSQISRSPMAQSYWEIDKACPVLDEYVVWPDGKVVPCCTSGTHEHLEIANIHEHTAMEIIALRRKHGVMRRLATQGLDDIVAHLPEAHQQRIASQTYVSTCHLCHEIMGNDEAFRVISELPYVRMDLVDQLLLTDSVSGQLKQTQQPARSWKGPPLILVSEI from the coding sequence ATGCAACTGTCGCTCATGTTGACGTGGGCCTGCGACATTCGTTGTGCCCATTGCAGCCAGGCGCATCTGAAAACACATCTTGATCTTGAGCTTTCTACCCGGTTGATTCGGGATATGGTAGAGCAGGGTGTCGTTGACAGGATAGGGTTCACCGGGGGTGAACCCTTTTTGCGCTATAGGCAAATGCTTTCGCTCGCAGAGGTATGTGCCGAATTGGATATGCCGTTTGGCGTGGTCACAAATGCCCGCTGGGCGCTCAAACGCGAACAGGCGGTTTCGCGTATCGAGACGCTTGCACGGCTGGGACTCACAACCGTGGTTATTAGTTACGACCCATATCACGCCGAACATGTACCGGATCAAGCCATTCAGAATTTGGTAGATGTCGCGCAGTCAAATGGCTTGGTACTCACCTTCTTTTATTCACGGGGAGATAACAAGCCTGTCCCGGAGCTGCAAGCTGAAGTGGCCTCGCGATTCGGCATTTTACCGGAGCAGGTCATCTATCGTGATGTTGTACCCGTTGGATTTGGTAGCCAGATTAGTCGTTCCCCTATGGCGCAATCATATTGGGAGATCGACAAAGCGTGTCCGGTACTGGATGAATATGTGGTCTGGCCGGATGGCAAAGTCGTGCCTTGCTGTACATCCGGTACGCATGAGCATTTGGAAATTGCCAATATCCATGAGCATACCGCCATGGAAATCATCGCACTCCGCCGCAAACACGGCGTGATGCGCCGACTCGCCACTCAAGGCCTGGACGACATTGTGGCGCACTTACCGGAAGCGCATCAGCAACGTATTGCCTCGCAAACCTATGTTTCCACTTGCCATCTGTGCCATGAAATCATGGGCAATGACGAGGCATTCAGGGTGATTTCCGAGCTGCCATACGTGCGCATGGACTTGGTAGACCAGTTATTGCTAACGGATTCAGTTTCCGGGCAATTAAAACAAACCCAGCAGCCAGCCAGATCCTGGAAGGGACCACCACTTATATTGGTGAGTGAAATATGA
- a CDS encoding 2OG-Fe(II) oxygenase, with translation MINVDIEIISVSDLGNHPAGIFGVEVLSPAECDEIIRRFSQKDCWEDARVATSDYPVSGEIRDDYRKAMNAGIDCDSKLGRKINQRLRQTMFPVLSEAWHTPIEAVHEISVVYYNRGGHFECHTDNDDDFQYRRHTIVIYLNDVKQGGETAFPDLDLQVQPRKGWAVAFPSGYLHRALPVTRGEKYVLTCWSWGEPPIQWI, from the coding sequence ATGATCAATGTAGACATAGAGATTATCAGCGTATCGGACCTAGGAAACCATCCTGCTGGCATATTTGGCGTAGAGGTACTGAGTCCTGCAGAATGTGACGAGATCATTCGCCGATTTAGCCAGAAAGATTGCTGGGAGGACGCGCGTGTAGCAACCTCAGACTATCCGGTTTCTGGCGAGATCCGCGACGACTATCGTAAAGCAATGAATGCAGGTATTGATTGCGATAGTAAACTTGGGCGCAAAATTAATCAGCGCCTGCGGCAAACCATGTTCCCCGTACTGAGTGAAGCATGGCATACACCAATTGAAGCTGTTCACGAAATCAGCGTGGTGTACTACAACCGCGGCGGCCACTTTGAGTGTCACACCGATAACGATGATGATTTTCAGTATCGACGTCACACTATCGTGATTTATCTGAATGATGTGAAGCAGGGGGGGGAGACAGCGTTCCCTGATCTTGATTTACAGGTTCAACCCAGAAAGGGATGGGCTGTCGCTTTTCCATCTGGGTACCTGCATCGCGCGCTACCGGTGACGAGGGGGGAGAAATATGTGCTCACCTGCTGGTCATGGGGTGAGCCGCCCATTCAATGGATTTGA